The sequence GGTTCTCCCAGCTGTGCAACGCAACAAGGAAGGGCTCGAAGAAGTTGTGAAGAAGCTATACGAGACactggagaagaaaaagaaagatcttACGGAGTTTGAAGCTAAGTATAAGATCAGGATAAGGAAGCAGGATGATAACAAGGAAGAGGGTAACAAGAAGGAAGGTAATGCTCAAGGTGTTCTTGTTGGAGCTGCTAGTTCGAGCCAGTAAAACTCTATTTTTTGGCCTTTTGTCTTACTGTTGTATCTCTTTTTGGGacctttttgttaaaaaaagcCATGAGCTTCTGGAAAAGGATGTTTGGAATGTTACAAAACTAGTAGACTGCAGAATCGTCATGTTTATGTAGATCAGTTGTGTTTAGATATTTGATGAAGCAATCAGCTCAAGAGAGGTTTCAACTTTTAAACCTGgaagtgacttttttttttttttccatactaACATTATATCATTGGGACTTTTTTGAACAACAACAGAACCAAAACGATGTTACATCACAAGGTCCCTATTTTGTGAGAAAACACAAAAGGACATAACTTCTCAACAGCCTGATTGGACATAACTTCTCAACAGCCTGATTTATCACATATCAGCTTTCTGGTTAAGCCTAGCGGCTGCGGTAACAGAAGCTGCCACACCACCAGGATGAGTAGACAGATTTGGGTTGTTCCTCAGCTCAGCGCTCACAACTCCCTCAGCATCCTGCCTGGTCACAGCTTTATCCGCGGATAACTTCCCCGTCGCACCCTAGCATCCATCAGGttcaaaaacatttatacattgttaagaagaaaacatcaaacatTGATGAAACTGTTTTTGAAATTGAGGCTTAACTGCCAAAACATCAATGAGCTTGATTTTATCCTCGTCACGGTCTACGGTAGCGTTGTGATTTGCTGCGGACTGAGCTGAAGCGGCGATTCCACCAGGGGCAATGACATTAGTGCCAGAAGCTCTAACTTCTGCCGCTTGAATCGCAGCTGCATCGCTCTGATCCACAGGTTTGTTCCCAGCGGTCTGCACAGTCGCTTCCAATGCTTCTCCAATCGTTATCGCACTTTGCAAGTTCAACCCCAACGTTTCTGCGGCTGTAGCTGAAGCAGTCGCTACAGGCCTCGGCTCAACGTATTGTCCAACGACCTAATAATAAACAATGTTCACGTTAGAAAATAGAGGAACGattataagaaaaaaggatGTAATTTTGGACACGAGTTTTGTTGACCTGTCCACCAACGAACTCTGTTGTGACACGTGCACCAGGGACGTCTGTTTGTGCCACCGTGACACCTCGTTCGACGGCGAGGTCAGTTGTGTCACCTGGATGGACAAAGCCACCACGTTTGTTCGCGGTGGCTGCAGACTGCATGACGGCAGCTGCACCGCCTTTCTGAGTGTGACCGAACACACGTGTCTCCGCGGCTTGCATCATGTTTGCATCTTCAGGCGCTATGGGCTTATCTGCGAGTTCACCGGAGACTTCGAAAACGTCTCCATATTTGACTGGCTCTTGTGGCCTATGTGGTTGCTCTTCTTGACTCATTTCTTATGCTGTTATGTTCTGTTTATGTGTTACAATACCAACAGCTCTTAGAGATATAAGTATAAtaaagtccaaaaaaaaagaaaaagggagcTGCATGAGTGTGAT comes from Camelina sativa cultivar DH55 chromosome 19, Cs, whole genome shotgun sequence and encodes:
- the LOC104766147 gene encoding late embryogenesis abundant protein 31 — translated: MSQEEQPHRPQEPVKYGDVFEVSGELADKPIAPEDANMMQAAETRVFGHTQKGGAAAVMQSAATANKRGGFVHPGDTTDLAVERGVTVAQTDVPGARVTTEFVGGQVVGQYVEPRPVATASATAAETLGLNLQSAITIGEALEATVQTAGNKPVDQSDAAAIQAAEVRASGTNVIAPGGIAASAQSAANHNATVDRDEDKIKLIDVLAGATGKLSADKAVTRQDAEGVVSAELRNNPNLSTHPGGVAASVTAAARLNQKADM